The Ornithinimicrobium faecis region GGTCGCACCGCCAGGGTTTGGGGGTGTCTATCCGTTCAGTGTCCCGAGGGTGAGCGGTGTTGCACGCACGGCGCAACTTGCCATAGTGGAAAGTTCGGCGCATACTTTCCACTATGGAAACTTCAGGAAGCCGTCCGACGCCGGACGATGCCGCCGCTGCGTTGCTCGACGCCGGCACTGCGCGGGACAGGCTCTCGCACCAGTTGCGGTTGCCGTCCTGGTTCCACACCTCGATCGGCCTGGCGGTCGTCGTCCAGACTGCCACGGTGGCGGTGGGAGTGGCCGACCAGAGCTCGGCAGGGATCGGCCTGGCGCTGGCCGGTCTGGTCCCGTTCCTGCTCGTCGCAGCGGTGCAACTCACCCGGTTCCGGGCGCTGAACGGCGTCCGGGTCGGTGGCCTGGCGAGCAAGGTGGTCTTCGGAGGCGATGCGACGGCATCGACGGTCTATCTCCTGGGCATGGCTGCAGCGATCTGGGCCGCTTTCGAGGAGAGCTGGTGGCTCGTGGGCCTGTCCGCGTGTGCTGGTGGGGTGGCCTATGCGCTGTCCGGCGTGCGCTGGATGCGGTCCTACCGCGGTGACCCGGCGGCCCACGGCAAGGGTGCGTCGGTCCTCCTGCTGGTGGTTCTGGCCGTCGCGGTGGTTGCCGGAGCCGTGCTGCTGCTGGTGGGTGCACGCTGATGACGGAGTTGGACCGGCACCTGCTGGCCCCGGCTCGGCTCAAGCTGGCCACGATGCTGACGGCGGTGTCCGAGGCCGAGTTCGCGGTTCTTCGCGACGGTCTGGACGTGAGCGACTCCGTGCTGTCCAAACACGTCGCCACGCTCGCCGACGC contains the following coding sequences:
- a CDS encoding transcriptional regulator, giving the protein MTELDRHLLAPARLKLATMLTAVSEAEFAVLRDGLDVSDSVLSKHVATLADAGYVRARKGTHEGRRTTWVALSPTGRKVLRHHVAALREIIADVD